A portion of the candidate division KSB1 bacterium genome contains these proteins:
- a CDS encoding fibronectin, which produces MRGIAHWLLATLLALALLPVPGRADETKWMAVGMLHDWFSSAGCEIEVGRRHLVSDQQDGLRWPAQFRYQDCKAAKALWIGATNYPDPLVGVTFNYKVVHCGPRVLNEESEFMPVTFKMYGKHERPLVLVDGIPGGVLDYLDFVDEVDPNLVADRVLYNEVNTGIGITEKRTIYAYSQQHHNNYFIYDYVFKNTGIVDTKGTKHNLTLEGVVFFFQYRYSPCREVGPYGYYWMPQSSSWGHNAMNDSMLVYDPQTGEPYLSLYTWHGIHSKAGFDNIGAPDIRPNGDGRLGAAQHVGIVVLHADKSATDKSHDPAQPTTTQFLGSDVPITSGNDAFNPGKMAEEYAAMTAGHPLKMHADAVWESGQAADIWGSTPGGFSHCAGFGPYTMAPGDSIHIVIAEGVAGLSRDKCIEVGAKWLAGGSGPFTLPDGSTTTNRDEYKDKWVFTGRDSLFKTFQRAIMTYKLNYNIPMPPPPPKIFEVTGGGDRVILKWSSEPESWPGFAGYRVYRTIHIPDTTYQLVFACGPGTDHPTIVNQFEDFSAVRGFDYYYYITSVDDGSRNVTSANPPGPLESSLFYTRTNEPVRLKRQAGKSLADIRVVPNPYNIRARDLQYGYGAPDRIMFLDIPPVCTIKIFTERGDLIETIEHTDGSGDAAWNSITSSRQVVVSGVYIAYFETPDGQSTYRKFVIIR; this is translated from the coding sequence TGTGAGATCGAGGTAGGCCGCCGCCATTTGGTCTCCGATCAGCAGGACGGCCTGCGCTGGCCTGCGCAGTTCCGCTATCAAGACTGCAAGGCGGCCAAGGCCCTATGGATCGGCGCCACCAACTACCCAGATCCACTGGTGGGCGTTACCTTCAACTACAAGGTTGTTCACTGCGGGCCGCGCGTGCTGAACGAAGAGAGCGAGTTCATGCCGGTCACCTTCAAAATGTACGGCAAGCACGAACGGCCACTGGTGCTGGTGGATGGCATCCCCGGCGGGGTTTTAGACTACCTGGATTTTGTCGATGAGGTGGACCCCAACTTGGTGGCCGACCGTGTCCTGTATAACGAGGTCAATACAGGGATTGGCATCACCGAGAAACGCACCATCTATGCCTATAGCCAGCAGCACCACAACAACTACTTCATCTACGACTATGTGTTCAAGAATACGGGCATCGTCGACACCAAGGGGACCAAGCACAATTTGACCTTGGAAGGCGTCGTATTCTTCTTCCAATATCGCTACTCGCCATGCCGCGAGGTCGGCCCGTATGGATACTACTGGATGCCCCAGTCGTCATCCTGGGGGCACAACGCCATGAACGACAGCATGCTTGTGTACGACCCGCAGACCGGCGAGCCCTATTTGTCGCTGTACACCTGGCATGGCATCCACTCCAAAGCGGGGTTCGACAATATTGGTGCCCCGGATATTCGGCCCAATGGCGATGGCCGCCTGGGGGCTGCGCAGCATGTGGGCATCGTGGTGCTGCACGCCGACAAGTCCGCCACCGACAAGTCCCATGACCCGGCGCAGCCGACCACCACGCAGTTCCTCGGCTCCGATGTGCCGATCACCTCGGGCAACGACGCTTTCAACCCCGGCAAGATGGCCGAAGAGTATGCGGCGATGACTGCAGGTCACCCGCTGAAGATGCACGCCGATGCCGTGTGGGAGTCGGGGCAGGCAGCCGACATCTGGGGCTCCACCCCCGGTGGTTTTTCCCATTGCGCCGGATTTGGGCCGTACACCATGGCCCCTGGCGATAGCATTCACATCGTGATTGCGGAGGGGGTAGCGGGCCTGAGTAGGGACAAGTGCATTGAGGTGGGGGCGAAATGGCTGGCCGGGGGGAGCGGTCCCTTCACGCTCCCTGACGGCTCTACAACCACCAATCGTGACGAGTACAAAGACAAGTGGGTGTTCACGGGGCGCGACTCGCTGTTCAAGACCTTCCAGCGCGCAATCATGACCTACAAGTTGAACTACAACATCCCCATGCCGCCTCCGCCGCCAAAGATTTTCGAGGTGACAGGCGGTGGCGACCGGGTGATCCTCAAGTGGTCCAGCGAACCTGAGTCGTGGCCAGGATTCGCCGGATACCGTGTCTACCGCACCATCCACATCCCGGATACCACCTACCAGCTGGTTTTTGCATGTGGGCCGGGCACCGATCACCCCACCATCGTCAATCAGTTTGAAGACTTTAGCGCGGTGCGCGGGTTCGATTACTACTACTACATCACCAGCGTAGACGATGGCTCACGCAATGTGACGTCGGCCAACCCGCCTGGGCCGCTGGAGAGCAGCTTGTTCTACACACGGACCAATGAGCCGGTACGCTTGAAGCGGCAGGCAGGCAAGAGTCTGGCGGACATCAGGGTGGTGCCCAATCCTTACAACATTCGCGCCCGCGACTTGCAGTATGGCTACGGGGCACCGGACCGCATCATGTTCTTGGATATTCCGCCGGTGTGCACCATCAAGATTTTCACGGAGCGGGGCGATTTGATTGAGACTATCGAGCACACCGATGGGAGCGGCGACGCCGCCTGGAACTCCATCACCTCCTCCAGGCAGGTGGTGGTCAGCGGCGTGTACATCGCTTACTTCGAGACGCCCGATGGGCAGAGCACCTACCGGAAGTTTGTCATCATTCGGTAG
- a CDS encoding PorV/PorQ family protein, which yields MERRMVSLLTVLLVVALSVMTGAAADKKLAQTGFQFLSVPTEARAAAMGEAFTTVAGYSGSMLYNPANMARVNSLVDISISQNKWIADINHMSGTIAVNPWRGEYGVLGFSILAVDYGEFLGTMVDPTTEKGYIDTETFTPSAFAAGVAYARSLTDRFSVGGHVRYCYQKLGTSTLPVGDVSAGVTEKVENFQDVLAFDFGTLYRTGFRTLAFGMSVRNFSKEIKFQKEGFQLPLTFRIGVSMELLELVLGKNDMHSLLLSVDASHPRDYPEQLSIGAEYTFMGMLALRGGYTTGYRHTEKEKGEYGNPDRGLSFGFGVQKLFGDRLIALDYAYIPFGVFDAVQMMSFRLAL from the coding sequence ATGGAAAGACGCATGGTCAGTCTGTTGACGGTGCTCCTTGTCGTGGCGCTCAGCGTCATGACGGGTGCTGCAGCCGACAAAAAGTTGGCGCAGACAGGGTTTCAGTTCCTTAGCGTGCCCACCGAGGCGCGGGCTGCGGCAATGGGCGAGGCGTTCACCACGGTAGCCGGGTATTCGGGGTCGATGCTCTACAACCCTGCCAATATGGCGCGCGTCAACTCGTTGGTGGACATCTCCATTAGCCAGAACAAATGGATTGCCGACATCAACCATATGTCCGGCACCATCGCAGTCAATCCGTGGCGGGGGGAATACGGAGTGCTGGGTTTCAGCATCCTGGCGGTGGATTATGGCGAGTTTCTGGGCACGATGGTCGATCCCACAACCGAGAAGGGCTATATCGACACCGAGACTTTCACACCCTCGGCATTCGCGGCGGGAGTGGCCTATGCGCGTTCGCTTACCGACCGCTTCAGCGTAGGTGGGCACGTACGCTACTGCTACCAAAAGCTGGGAACCAGCACGCTGCCAGTGGGGGATGTGAGCGCCGGTGTGACCGAGAAGGTCGAGAATTTCCAGGATGTCTTGGCATTCGACTTTGGGACACTGTATCGCACCGGCTTTCGCACGCTGGCCTTTGGCATGAGCGTGCGTAACTTTTCCAAAGAGATCAAATTCCAGAAGGAAGGCTTCCAGCTCCCCCTCACCTTCAGGATCGGTGTGTCCATGGAGCTCTTGGAGCTGGTGTTGGGCAAGAACGACATGCACTCGCTTCTCCTTTCCGTGGACGCCAGCCACCCGCGCGACTACCCCGAGCAGCTTAGCATAGGGGCTGAGTACACTTTTATGGGGATGTTGGCGCTGCGAGGTGGTTACACCACGGGTTATCGTCATACCGAAAAGGAGAAGGGCGAGTACGGGAATCCGGATCGTGGGCTTAGCTTTGGGTTTGGCGTACAAAAGCTCTTTGGCGACCGCCTGATCGCCCTCGACTACGCTTACATCCCGTTCGGTGTGTTTGATGCGGTGCAGATGATGTCTTTCCGGCTGGCATTGTAG
- a CDS encoding IPT/TIG domain-containing protein, which translates to MSARDSRLAAILALGLLAAWLAGCENEYPESLYNPNFQGRPTPVITAIIPPDSALAGIGQIIIQGQNFSPVLEENFVYFGKTAAQLLSASATELRVKTPNVTGDSLNVKVAVHGALLFSNVVKYKLLTAIWDWGAFLAADDPWAITCDANENLYVDLTTRNVDLVTKDNVRSTYGTVPFVKGTGMKMGPGGYLYVARTTTALYRIPPGGGAAAKWVDAPGKVYDFDFAPTKSMYAGGDGNDLYLIKPDGTGSKVASYRKVYIRAVRVFNGYVYVGGRDSTGAQYIWRNQILPDEQLGPTEVYFAWSTKVDPTSQVYALTFAQDGDMYVGTDHAAGIMIVHPDGSFEPLYEGLLKPYVFSLAWGAGSYLYANQRNDTDPAQKRMMKINVLKQGAPYYGWQ; encoded by the coding sequence ATGAGCGCGAGAGACTCCAGGTTGGCAGCCATTCTGGCTCTGGGATTGCTGGCGGCGTGGTTGGCGGGATGCGAGAACGAATACCCCGAGAGCCTGTACAACCCGAACTTCCAGGGGAGACCCACCCCAGTCATCACTGCGATCATTCCGCCCGATAGCGCCCTGGCGGGCATCGGCCAGATCATTATCCAGGGCCAGAACTTTTCCCCGGTTTTGGAGGAAAACTTTGTCTATTTCGGCAAAACCGCGGCTCAGCTCTTGTCCGCCAGCGCTACCGAGCTCCGGGTCAAGACCCCCAATGTGACCGGAGACTCGCTCAATGTCAAGGTAGCAGTGCACGGGGCCTTGCTATTCAGCAACGTCGTCAAATACAAGCTCCTGACGGCGATCTGGGACTGGGGGGCCTTTTTGGCCGCGGATGACCCGTGGGCGATCACCTGCGACGCCAATGAGAACCTCTACGTGGACCTCACCACGAGGAACGTCGACCTAGTGACCAAAGACAATGTGCGCAGCACCTACGGGACGGTGCCTTTTGTGAAGGGTACCGGCATGAAGATGGGGCCGGGCGGCTATCTCTACGTGGCGCGGACAACCACCGCCCTGTACCGCATTCCACCGGGTGGCGGTGCGGCAGCAAAGTGGGTCGACGCCCCAGGCAAGGTCTATGACTTTGACTTCGCGCCCACCAAGTCGATGTACGCGGGCGGCGATGGCAATGACCTGTACCTGATCAAACCCGATGGTACCGGCAGCAAGGTGGCCAGTTATCGCAAGGTGTACATCAGGGCGGTGCGGGTATTCAACGGCTACGTCTACGTGGGCGGTAGAGATTCCACTGGCGCGCAGTACATCTGGCGCAACCAGATCCTGCCAGACGAACAGCTGGGCCCGACTGAGGTCTATTTCGCGTGGAGCACCAAGGTTGACCCCACTTCCCAGGTCTATGCCCTGACCTTTGCGCAAGACGGCGACATGTACGTGGGCACCGACCATGCAGCCGGCATCATGATCGTGCATCCGGATGGGTCGTTTGAGCCGCTCTATGAAGGTTTGCTCAAACCGTACGTGTTCTCGTTGGCCTGGGGTGCGGGTTCGTATCTCTACGCCAATCAGCGGAACGATACCGATCCTGCTCAGAAGAGGATGATGAAGATCAATGTGCTGAAGCAGGGTGCGCCGTACTATGGGTGGCAATAG
- a CDS encoding TonB-dependent receptor: MRVFFVLIACGLAAGLLYGGTTGKIAGRVVDAETGAPLPGVNVIIEGTRIGAATDVNGYYVILNVPPGTYALQASMIGYARVTATNVVVNVDLTTTVDFRLKAEVLTMEQVVVEAERPIVPKDVSASQVNVESRVIASLPVQELSQVVGLQAGVRGLVIRGGDARQAAVLMDGLSLNDERSNTPYTTVPLSAVKEVQIQTGGFNAEYGNLRSGIVNVITKEADRHRYSGTISALYRPPGPKHFGPSIYDPNTYFTRPYLDPAVCWTGTASGGWDSYTQRQYPSFAGWIAVADATVQDGDPSNDLTPEGAQRLWKWQHRRQGDITKPDYVIDFSFGGPIPLVDEYLGGLRFFLSHQRLREMFVFPLSRDAYGENVSQLKLISDISPSMKLVLTGMYGEVHSVSPYDWTTTPTGDLLRGTYSVADLVSSSSGNAILYMPGYYSPASIYRNMVGLKFTHVLTPRTFYEVSLQNNINRYNTFQMSLRDTTKRYEPVPGIRVDEAPWGYWGYGVTGIGDAMIIGGWMNLGRDKSVIQTSSLRFDLTSQVDNRNQVKAGFQLVYNDLNIKSYTENPGMSTWNRTQTYHRFPYRIGAYVQDKLEFQGFIANVGLRLDYTDPNGIRYALQPYDKLYREGYGKTIEKAAPVTDAKSHLYLSPRLGVSHPITENSKLYFNYGHFLQEAASTYRFRLQREANGLVTSIGNPDLEEERTVAYELGYSQNLFDMFLLNIAAYYRDITNQPGWVYYQNVTGSVKYNITENNNYQDVRGFEVTLTKRAGGWVSGFVNYTYEVITSGYFGLLRYYQDPNMQRDYLRQNPYQERPHPRPYARANIDFLTPPEFGPKVLGLRPLGLWNLNVLASWRAGAYETYNPHNIPGLVDNVQWKDYYNLDLRLAKTFRISRYDVQFYMDVTNALNIKRLSYAGFANYYDYLDYLESLHFPWETGAEHGNDRIGEYRKEGVKYEPYDPSDPTKTKEDLERILKTKAYIDMPNLTYFTFLDPRDVKFGIKVNF, translated from the coding sequence ATGCGAGTCTTTTTCGTGCTTATCGCGTGCGGTCTTGCCGCCGGTCTGCTCTACGGTGGTACGACCGGCAAAATCGCCGGCAGGGTGGTAGATGCCGAAACGGGCGCGCCTTTGCCGGGGGTGAACGTCATCATTGAGGGCACGCGCATCGGTGCTGCCACCGACGTCAATGGCTACTACGTGATCCTGAACGTGCCGCCCGGCACCTATGCCCTGCAGGCCTCGATGATCGGGTACGCCAGGGTGACTGCCACCAACGTGGTGGTGAACGTCGATTTGACCACCACGGTCGATTTCCGCTTGAAGGCGGAAGTGTTGACAATGGAGCAGGTGGTGGTGGAGGCCGAGCGGCCGATAGTACCGAAGGATGTCTCCGCCAGCCAGGTCAACGTCGAGTCGCGGGTGATCGCCAGCCTGCCGGTGCAGGAGCTTTCGCAGGTAGTAGGACTGCAGGCAGGTGTGCGCGGGCTGGTCATCCGCGGGGGCGACGCGCGCCAAGCCGCAGTGCTTATGGACGGGCTGTCACTCAACGATGAACGCTCCAATACGCCCTACACCACTGTCCCACTTTCGGCCGTCAAGGAGGTCCAGATCCAGACCGGGGGCTTCAACGCGGAGTACGGCAACCTGCGCTCAGGCATCGTCAATGTGATCACTAAGGAGGCGGACCGCCACCGCTACAGCGGGACGATTTCCGCTTTGTACCGCCCGCCTGGCCCGAAGCACTTTGGTCCTTCGATCTACGACCCGAACACATACTTCACGCGGCCCTATCTGGACCCGGCAGTCTGCTGGACGGGCACGGCAAGCGGCGGGTGGGACAGCTACACCCAGCGCCAATACCCATCGTTTGCCGGCTGGATCGCGGTGGCCGATGCGACGGTGCAGGATGGTGATCCGTCCAATGACCTCACCCCAGAGGGGGCACAGCGGCTGTGGAAGTGGCAGCACCGCCGCCAGGGCGACATCACCAAGCCGGACTATGTCATCGACTTTTCCTTTGGGGGTCCGATACCGCTGGTGGACGAGTATCTGGGTGGCCTCCGCTTCTTCCTCTCCCACCAGCGCCTGCGCGAGATGTTCGTGTTCCCGCTCTCGCGCGATGCATACGGGGAAAACGTCAGCCAACTGAAACTGATCTCCGACATCAGCCCCTCGATGAAGTTGGTCCTCACCGGCATGTACGGCGAGGTGCATTCCGTTTCCCCGTACGACTGGACTACCACCCCCACCGGGGACTTACTGCGCGGCACCTACTCGGTGGCAGATTTGGTGAGCAGCAGCAGCGGCAATGCGATCCTCTACATGCCTGGGTACTACAGCCCGGCTTCCATCTACCGCAACATGGTGGGCCTCAAATTCACCCATGTGCTCACCCCACGCACCTTCTATGAGGTGAGCCTGCAGAACAACATCAATCGCTACAACACGTTCCAGATGTCCCTGCGCGATACCACCAAGCGCTACGAACCTGTGCCGGGTATCCGCGTGGATGAGGCACCGTGGGGCTACTGGGGCTATGGCGTGACCGGCATCGGCGACGCGATGATCATCGGCGGCTGGATGAATCTGGGTCGGGACAAGAGCGTCATTCAGACCTCCTCGCTTCGCTTCGACCTGACCAGCCAGGTGGATAACCGGAACCAGGTCAAGGCTGGCTTCCAGCTTGTGTACAACGACCTCAACATCAAGTCGTACACCGAGAACCCAGGCATGAGCACCTGGAACCGGACGCAGACCTATCATCGTTTCCCCTACCGAATTGGCGCGTACGTGCAAGACAAGCTGGAGTTCCAGGGCTTTATCGCCAATGTGGGCTTGCGTCTGGACTATACCGACCCCAACGGGATTCGTTACGCCCTGCAGCCGTACGATAAGCTGTACCGAGAAGGATATGGGAAGACTATCGAGAAGGCCGCGCCGGTCACCGACGCCAAGTCGCACCTCTACCTGAGCCCTCGTTTGGGGGTGTCGCACCCCATCACGGAGAATTCGAAGCTGTACTTCAACTACGGTCACTTCCTGCAGGAGGCGGCGTCCACGTATCGCTTCCGACTGCAGCGTGAAGCCAATGGTTTGGTGACCTCAATTGGCAACCCGGACCTGGAGGAGGAGCGGACCGTCGCGTATGAGCTGGGGTACTCGCAGAATCTGTTTGACATGTTCTTGCTCAACATCGCGGCGTACTACCGGGACATCACCAACCAGCCGGGATGGGTGTACTACCAGAATGTGACCGGGTCGGTCAAGTACAACATTACCGAGAACAACAACTACCAGGACGTGCGTGGTTTTGAGGTCACCTTGACCAAGCGGGCTGGCGGTTGGGTGAGTGGCTTCGTCAACTACACCTATGAGGTCATCACCAGCGGCTACTTTGGCCTTTTGCGTTACTACCAGGACCCGAACATGCAGAGGGACTACTTGCGGCAGAACCCTTACCAGGAGAGGCCGCACCCACGTCCCTATGCGCGGGCAAACATCGATTTTCTGACCCCGCCGGAATTCGGCCCGAAGGTGTTGGGGCTGCGTCCGTTGGGTCTGTGGAACCTGAACGTCCTGGCGAGCTGGCGCGCGGGCGCCTACGAGACCTACAACCCCCACAACATCCCCGGCTTGGTGGACAATGTGCAGTGGAAGGATTATTACAACCTCGACCTACGCCTTGCGAAGACCTTCCGCATTAGCCGGTATGACGTGCAGTTCTACATGGATGTAACCAATGCCCTCAACATCAAGCGACTCAGCTACGCCGGCTTCGCGAACTATTACGACTACCTGGATTACTTAGAGTCCCTGCACTTCCCGTGGGAGACAGGGGCAGAGCACGGTAACGACCGCATCGGGGAGTATCGAAAGGAAGGGGTAAAATACGAGCCGTATGACCCCAGCGACCCCACAAAGACCAAAGAGGACCTGGAGAGGATACTCAAGACCAAAGCCTACATCGATATGCCTAATCTGACGTACTTCACCTTCCTTGACCCGCGCGATGTCAAGTTCGGGATCAAGGTGAACTTTTAG
- a CDS encoding fibronectin, which translates to MRIRPGIAAVRVSAMLLLLALLASSSTGQVAGTEKRYVRVGSLQSLFSAYGSERAWNNSYYEGMIWPADYPQQDNAVIQRQWIACEDFTDAKGYHWSKYGIYFAASYVDISLFPMVLKQTAKFEPPTVYVDGNNITAPYAGDVDEIDPNQIPDRIVTNVVNTTMGLTMTRRIFAFSQQYHDNYFIREYTFTNTGNVDYDDEIELHAPLKGVRISWGVRYSVCREGANMIGDGQSWGKHTWVTKRGEDYPSHFQERITEQNPIVQWIRCGFAWAGQSTKNAFDNVGGPDIRTNGRLCAPQHAGIAVLHVDKSAKDKSDDPYQPTVLGWHAGDTYPSVGNLQPTDEGNMILLYDMLSGNPHLGLGGNERFDEKYMATNPDPVTVHNDGGGTNIWICYGPFDLEPGESITIVEAEGVSGLNRQMCELIGKRWKQAYDNPSDKGPFTLPNGSTTDNKDVYKNAWVYTGKDSILQTFGRAKRNYDLGYRIPQPPLPPPVFEVRSGGDRIMLSWAPSPSEEEPGFAGYKIFRAVGKPDTVYQEIATVPKGKTSYDDLTAARGFSYYYYLVACNDGSNNTTGEANPTGPLCSGRFYTRTTEPAYLRRAAGTSLSQIRVVPNPYNIGARDLQYTGEPDKLMFLDIPPQCTIKIFTERGDLIQTIEHTDGSGDEEWTSVTSSRQVVVSGVYIAVFETPDGKRAFRKFVIIR; encoded by the coding sequence ATGCGAATAAGACCAGGAATCGCGGCAGTGCGGGTGAGTGCGATGCTGCTGCTCCTCGCGCTCCTTGCTTCCAGCAGCACCGGCCAGGTGGCCGGCACAGAAAAGCGCTACGTGCGCGTGGGTTCGCTGCAGAGTCTCTTCTCCGCCTATGGCTCGGAGCGGGCCTGGAACAACAGTTACTATGAGGGGATGATCTGGCCGGCCGATTATCCGCAGCAGGACAATGCCGTCATCCAGCGGCAGTGGATCGCCTGCGAGGATTTCACCGACGCGAAGGGCTACCACTGGAGCAAGTACGGCATCTACTTCGCGGCCAGTTATGTAGACATTTCCCTTTTCCCCATGGTGCTCAAGCAGACGGCCAAGTTTGAGCCCCCCACTGTGTATGTCGACGGCAACAACATCACTGCCCCGTACGCTGGCGACGTGGATGAGATAGACCCCAATCAAATCCCAGATCGCATCGTCACCAATGTGGTGAACACCACCATGGGCCTGACGATGACCCGCCGCATCTTTGCCTTCAGCCAGCAGTACCACGACAACTACTTTATCCGTGAGTACACGTTTACCAACACCGGCAACGTCGACTACGATGATGAGATTGAGCTGCACGCACCGTTGAAGGGGGTGCGCATCAGCTGGGGCGTGCGCTATAGCGTTTGCCGGGAAGGGGCCAATATGATTGGTGACGGGCAAAGCTGGGGCAAGCACACCTGGGTCACCAAGCGTGGGGAGGACTACCCCTCGCATTTCCAGGAGCGCATCACCGAGCAGAACCCGATCGTGCAGTGGATCAGATGCGGATTTGCCTGGGCGGGTCAGTCGACCAAGAACGCCTTCGATAATGTGGGTGGCCCTGATATTCGCACCAATGGCCGGTTGTGCGCGCCACAGCATGCGGGCATCGCCGTGCTGCACGTAGACAAGAGCGCCAAGGACAAGAGCGATGACCCCTACCAACCGACGGTACTGGGCTGGCATGCAGGCGACACCTACCCCAGCGTGGGGAACCTTCAGCCTACCGACGAAGGGAACATGATTCTGCTCTACGACATGTTGAGCGGCAATCCCCACCTTGGTCTAGGTGGCAACGAGCGCTTTGACGAGAAGTACATGGCAACGAATCCCGACCCGGTCACCGTCCACAACGACGGCGGTGGCACGAATATCTGGATCTGTTATGGGCCCTTTGACCTTGAGCCAGGCGAGAGCATCACCATCGTCGAGGCGGAGGGAGTCAGTGGGTTGAATCGACAGATGTGCGAGCTGATTGGCAAGCGGTGGAAGCAGGCCTACGACAACCCGAGCGACAAAGGGCCATTCACGCTCCCCAACGGCTCCACAACCGACAACAAGGATGTCTACAAGAATGCCTGGGTCTACACCGGTAAGGATTCCATTCTACAGACCTTTGGGCGGGCTAAACGCAATTATGACCTTGGTTACCGGATTCCGCAACCACCCTTGCCGCCTCCGGTCTTCGAGGTGCGCTCGGGCGGTGACCGCATCATGCTCTCCTGGGCGCCCAGCCCTTCGGAAGAGGAACCTGGTTTTGCCGGCTACAAAATCTTCCGAGCCGTGGGTAAGCCGGACACGGTGTATCAGGAAATTGCCACCGTGCCTAAAGGGAAGACCAGTTATGACGACCTGACTGCCGCGCGCGGCTTTTCGTACTACTACTACCTTGTAGCTTGCAATGACGGGAGCAACAACACCACGGGCGAGGCTAACCCGACCGGGCCGCTCTGCAGCGGACGCTTCTACACAAGGACCACTGAGCCCGCATACTTGCGACGGGCCGCTGGCACGTCGCTGAGCCAAATCCGGGTGGTGCCCAACCCTTACAACATCGGGGCCAGGGACCTGCAGTACACCGGAGAGCCGGACAAGCTGATGTTCTTGGACATCCCCCCGCAGTGCACGATTAAGATCTTCACCGAGCGAGGTGACCTCATCCAGACCATTGAGCACACCGATGGCAGCGGCGATGAGGAGTGGACCTCGGTGACCTCCTCGCGGCAGGTGGTCGTCAGTGGCGTCTACATCGCAGTCTTCGAGACGCCGGATGGCAAGAGAGCATTTCGCAAATTCGTGATCATTCGCTAA
- a CDS encoding IPT/TIG domain-containing protein — MRRFACALVVGAVLVAAGLNCEKERPIGLYDPAQKYNPDPIITSLEPADSALAGLVTVTVNGQNFSPIAQNNFVYFGKTRVPTLEASPVRLVVKSPNVVADAIPVKVAVLGALSFSNVVNYKLVRGVFTIGGYGEFDEPYVVECDRDENVFVVLGSRNVEKITPAGEKQVYGTVPFSLPSGIKMGPGGYLYVGRRSTSFYRIPPGGGAAVKWITAPGRIDDFDFASDGTMYAGGKGDFLYNIKPDGSAAAVADYPNTYIRAVRVFEDYVYIGGRDDATGRHYVWRNRINPDGTLAPKEVYFDWGSRIDTTSEVQAITFAQDGDLYIGTNAPQAVVVVHRDGSFEPLYPGVLEPASNYLAWGNSNFLYICRRSEDPKKKAVLKVNMLKQGAPYYGRT, encoded by the coding sequence ATGAGGCGATTCGCCTGTGCCCTGGTGGTTGGCGCGGTTTTAGTGGCCGCCGGGCTAAACTGTGAGAAGGAGAGACCAATTGGCCTGTATGACCCGGCGCAGAAGTACAATCCGGACCCCATCATTACGTCGCTGGAGCCGGCCGATAGCGCCCTCGCCGGACTGGTCACGGTGACCGTGAACGGTCAGAATTTTTCCCCGATCGCGCAAAACAACTTTGTCTATTTCGGCAAAACGAGGGTGCCCACCTTGGAGGCGTCACCGGTGCGGCTGGTGGTCAAGAGCCCGAATGTGGTGGCCGACGCAATTCCCGTCAAGGTTGCCGTTTTGGGTGCACTCTCCTTCAGCAATGTGGTCAACTACAAGCTCGTGCGTGGCGTGTTCACGATCGGTGGCTACGGCGAGTTCGACGAACCATATGTGGTGGAGTGCGACCGGGACGAAAACGTTTTTGTGGTGTTAGGCAGCAGGAATGTGGAAAAGATCACCCCGGCGGGTGAAAAACAGGTGTACGGAACAGTCCCGTTTTCCCTGCCAAGTGGCATCAAGATGGGGCCAGGAGGCTATCTGTACGTGGGGCGGCGGTCAACAAGCTTTTACCGCATTCCGCCGGGTGGAGGGGCGGCCGTGAAGTGGATTACCGCCCCGGGTCGCATCGACGACTTTGACTTTGCCTCGGACGGGACCATGTACGCGGGCGGCAAGGGGGATTTCCTCTACAACATCAAGCCGGACGGGAGCGCGGCCGCCGTCGCCGATTACCCCAATACCTACATCCGCGCTGTCCGGGTGTTTGAAGACTACGTCTACATCGGCGGGAGAGACGATGCCACCGGTCGCCACTACGTATGGCGCAACAGGATTAACCCGGACGGCACGCTGGCGCCCAAGGAGGTTTATTTCGATTGGGGGAGCCGTATTGACACCACCTCGGAGGTCCAGGCGATTACCTTTGCCCAGGACGGCGACCTGTACATCGGCACGAATGCACCCCAGGCAGTAGTAGTGGTCCACCGCGACGGCTCATTTGAGCCCCTCTACCCGGGCGTCCTCGAGCCGGCCAGCAACTACCTGGCCTGGGGGAACAGCAATTTCCTCTATATTTGCCGCCGGAGCGAGGACCCCAAGAAGAAGGCGGTGCTCAAGGTGAATATGCTCAAGCAGGGCGCGCCGTACTACGGTCGCACGTGA